Proteins found in one Candidatus Desulfofervidus auxilii genomic segment:
- a CDS encoding cyclase family protein: MKKLLLVVLIFFPLFCLAEQKDLWKICQYLKTKRFIDLTHTFHPGIPHWPGFPDEKIETLYWYEKGVGSMGSGFFTRRYCLVGQWGTHVDAPVHFSPGKRTLDEISVKEMIMPLVVIDVHEKVKKNPDYIISLRDIKAWEKKYGMIPEGAFVAMRTDWSKRWPDMRAMRNEDENGIAHYPGWSLEVLKYLCEKRKICAIGHETLDTDPGIKTSKGIYECEAYILSKDHYQVELLTNLDKVPEKGAIVIVSFPKPERGSGFPARVFAILP, from the coding sequence ATGAAAAAGCTGTTATTAGTGGTGTTAATTTTTTTCCCTCTCTTTTGTTTAGCAGAACAAAAAGATTTGTGGAAGATTTGTCAGTATTTAAAAACAAAAAGGTTTATTGATTTAACTCATACATTTCACCCTGGTATTCCGCATTGGCCAGGTTTCCCTGATGAAAAAATAGAGACTCTTTATTGGTATGAAAAAGGAGTAGGAAGTATGGGAAGTGGTTTTTTTACTAGAAGATACTGTCTTGTAGGGCAATGGGGTACTCATGTAGATGCTCCTGTCCATTTTTCTCCTGGAAAAAGAACATTGGATGAGATTAGTGTCAAGGAAATGATCATGCCTCTAGTGGTAATTGATGTACATGAAAAGGTAAAGAAAAATCCAGATTATATAATTAGTCTCAGAGATATAAAGGCATGGGAGAAAAAATATGGTATGATTCCAGAAGGGGCATTTGTAGCAATGAGAACAGATTGGTCAAAAAGGTGGCCTGATATGAGGGCTATGAGAAATGAGGATGAAAATGGAATAGCTCATTATCCGGGTTGGAGTTTAGAAGTCTTAAAATATCTTTGTGAGAAAAGGAAAATTTGTGCTATTGGGCATGAAACCTTAGATACTGACCCAGGAATTAAAACATCTAAAGGCATTTATGAATGTGAAGCATATATTTTATCTAAAGATCACTATCAAGTTGAGCTTTTAACAAATCTAGATAAAGTACCTGAAAAGGGAGCTATAGTCATTGTAAGTTTTCCAAAACCAGAAAGAGGCTCTGGATTTCCTGCTCGTGTATTTGCTATTTTACCTTGA
- a CDS encoding NAD-dependent deacylase, giving the protein MGKIKEVAKIIQSAHYVVALTGAGISAESGIPTFRGKQGLWQKYDPLEYAHIDAFLKNPAKVWRMLKELENIMYKVKPNPAHFVLAKMEKVGYLHAIITQNVDNLHQIAGSQHVIEFHGNAMRLRCLSCGKVYDKDTISFEEVPYCFCGGLLKPDVVFFGEAIPKEALIKAQMVIDACDVLLVIGTSAEVAPANYLPFEAKNHGAKIIEINIEPTHLTYQITDIFLKGKAGRILQELAIALAL; this is encoded by the coding sequence ATGGGAAAAATAAAAGAAGTAGCAAAGATTATTCAATCTGCTCATTATGTTGTAGCCCTTACTGGCGCAGGTATCTCTGCTGAAAGTGGCATTCCTACTTTTAGAGGAAAACAGGGATTATGGCAAAAATATGATCCGCTGGAATATGCCCATATTGATGCCTTTTTAAAAAATCCTGCAAAAGTATGGCGCATGTTAAAAGAGCTTGAAAACATCATGTATAAAGTAAAACCTAACCCTGCCCATTTTGTGTTAGCAAAGATGGAAAAAGTAGGTTATTTGCATGCTATAATTACTCAAAATGTAGATAATCTCCATCAAATAGCTGGCAGTCAACATGTAATTGAGTTTCATGGCAATGCTATGCGGTTAAGATGTTTAAGTTGTGGAAAGGTTTATGACAAAGATACTATTTCTTTTGAAGAAGTCCCATATTGTTTTTGTGGTGGTTTGCTTAAACCAGATGTAGTCTTTTTTGGAGAAGCTATTCCTAAAGAAGCATTGATTAAGGCTCAAATGGTTATTGATGCCTGTGATGTGTTATTAGTTATTGGTACATCTGCTGAGGTAGCTCCAGCGAATTATCTTCCATTTGAAGCTAAGAATCATGGGGCAAAAATTATTGAAATAAACATTGAACCAACGCATTTAACATACCAGATCACAGATATATTTTTAAAAGGAAAAGCTGGAAGAATATTGCAAGAGTTGGCTATTGCTCTTGCTCTTTAA
- a CDS encoding transporter: MFKRKIIFFLFLFFPLTIKAEVLYPLASLDAYPLSKGKWELRLGVKYLHDRWFPFERKDTDRRELQLPQIDLNIGIVHNVEIHLSYFYLYQDSKNTGSKWGSGDLNVGIKINLLREDIYIPAFSLDISTKLPNADYEKRLGTDETDFFAKILLTKKLSECKIFFNIGIGILGNPKMYNAQDDIMVYGFGISYKMRPSLKVLGEISGWAFSHKHNNYTVLTLGGQYLLNSSWRIDAGLHFGLTEESEDWGISTGISYLWQW, encoded by the coding sequence ATGTTTAAAAGAAAGATAATATTTTTCCTTTTTCTCTTTTTCCCTTTAACCATCAAAGCAGAAGTGCTTTACCCTTTAGCTAGTCTTGATGCCTATCCTTTGTCAAAAGGAAAATGGGAATTGCGTTTAGGTGTAAAATATCTTCATGACCGTTGGTTTCCTTTTGAAAGAAAAGATACTGATCGACGTGAATTGCAATTGCCTCAAATAGATTTAAATATAGGGATTGTTCATAATGTAGAAATACATCTTAGCTACTTTTATCTTTATCAGGATAGCAAAAATACTGGTAGTAAGTGGGGCTCTGGGGATTTAAATGTAGGAATAAAAATTAATTTATTAAGAGAAGATATTTATATACCTGCTTTTTCTTTGGATATAAGTACTAAATTGCCTAATGCAGATTATGAAAAACGTTTAGGTACTGATGAAACAGATTTTTTTGCAAAGATTTTATTAACAAAAAAATTGAGTGAATGTAAGATTTTTTTTAATATAGGAATTGGTATCCTTGGAAATCCAAAAATGTATAATGCTCAAGATGATATAATGGTTTATGGTTTTGGAATAAGTTATAAAATGCGACCTAGTTTAAAAGTGTTAGGAGAAATAAGTGGTTGGGCATTCAGTCATAAGCATAACAATTATACTGTATTAACATTGGGGGGACAGTATTTGTTAAATAGTTCATGGCGTATAGATGCTGGCTTACATTTTGGTCTTACTGAAGAAAGTGAAGATTGGGGCATAAGTACTGGTATTTCTTATCTTTGGCAATGGTAA
- the carA gene encoding glutamine-hydrolyzing carbamoyl-phosphate synthase small subunit, whose amino-acid sequence MKAILVLEDGTTFYGNSFTGEGEVVGEVVFNTGMTGYQEILTDPSYKGQIVTMTYPLIGNYGINEEDIESNRIHVEGFIVKEYCPFPSNWRSKKTLADYLKEAGVLGIEGIDTRALTRHIRLQGAMNGIISTKDFDIESLSNKLKAFPGLIGRDLATPVSCKHPFLWQGGKKVKVKYLSPSVWQDSKRPYKVVAIDCGIKFNILRELEKRGCEMLVVPAKVTAKEILETKPDGIFLSNGPGDPAAVVHVIKQVKELIGKKPIFGICLGHQILGLALGGKTFKLKFGHRGINHPVKNLATGRVEITSQNHGFCVDIDSLTGKGMEITHINLNDNTLEGMRHRYLPLFSVQYHPEASPGPHDASYLFDEFIQMMK is encoded by the coding sequence ATGAAGGCTATTTTAGTTTTAGAAGATGGAACTACATTTTATGGAAATTCTTTTACTGGAGAAGGTGAAGTAGTAGGAGAAGTAGTATTTAACACAGGAATGACTGGTTATCAAGAAATTCTTACTGATCCATCTTATAAAGGTCAAATCGTAACCATGACTTATCCTTTAATAGGCAATTATGGAATAAATGAAGAGGATATAGAATCAAATAGGATTCATGTGGAGGGATTTATTGTTAAAGAATATTGCCCATTTCCTAGTAACTGGCGGTCAAAAAAAACTTTGGCTGATTATTTAAAAGAAGCAGGTGTTTTAGGTATTGAGGGAATAGATACAAGGGCACTTACTAGACATATTCGTTTACAAGGAGCAATGAATGGTATTATTTCAACTAAAGATTTTGATATAGAGTCTTTATCAAATAAATTAAAAGCCTTTCCAGGTCTTATTGGTCGAGATTTAGCCACACCTGTTTCTTGTAAACATCCATTTTTATGGCAGGGAGGGAAAAAAGTTAAAGTAAAATATCTTTCTCCTTCTGTATGGCAAGACAGTAAAAGACCTTACAAAGTTGTAGCTATTGATTGTGGGATTAAATTCAATATATTGAGAGAGTTGGAAAAACGTGGATGTGAGATGTTAGTGGTACCAGCTAAAGTGACAGCTAAAGAGATCCTTGAAACAAAACCAGATGGAATCTTTCTTTCCAATGGACCTGGTGATCCAGCAGCAGTAGTGCATGTCATCAAACAAGTAAAAGAATTAATTGGTAAAAAACCTATTTTTGGTATCTGTCTTGGGCATCAAATCTTAGGGCTTGCTTTAGGTGGAAAGACATTTAAGCTTAAATTTGGTCATAGAGGCATTAATCATCCTGTTAAAAATTTGGCTACTGGAAGGGTAGAAATTACTTCTCAAAATCATGGTTTTTGTGTAGATATTGATTCCCTAACAGGTAAGGGCATGGAAATTACACATATTAATTTAAATGATAATACCCTTGAAGGAATGCGCCATCGCTATCTTCCTCTTTTTTCTGTCCAATATCACCCTGAAGCCAGTCCAGGCCCACATGATGCAAGTTATCTTTTTGATGAATTTATTCAGATGATGAAATAA
- a CDS encoding Uma2 family endonuclease, whose amino-acid sequence MGILQKELLPHYTYEDYKQWEGRWELIEGIPYAMTPLPRPKHQRISNKIATQLELLLENCPKCVALLPVDWKVAEDIVIQPDNLVVCSERIEKIFEKPYLDIPPTLIFEIISQATEKKDRYIKPKIYAKEAVKYYVLINPETEEVEVYELEKNNFKLKSKFKRDGKFSFDLNYCIINFNFTQIFL is encoded by the coding sequence ATGGGTATTTTACAAAAAGAGCTTTTGCCACATTATACTTATGAAGATTACAAACAATGGGAAGGAAGATGGGAACTTATTGAAGGTATTCCTTATGCTATGACACCACTGCCAAGACCAAAGCATCAGCGAATTAGTAATAAAATAGCTACCCAATTAGAATTACTGCTTGAAAATTGTCCAAAATGTGTTGCTTTATTGCCTGTGGATTGGAAAGTAGCAGAAGATATAGTGATTCAACCAGATAATTTAGTAGTTTGTTCAGAAAGAATAGAAAAAATATTTGAAAAACCTTATTTAGATATACCTCCAACTCTTATATTTGAAATTATTTCTCAAGCTACGGAAAAAAAAGATAGATATATAAAGCCCAAAATCTATGCTAAGGAAGCTGTCAAATATTATGTTCTTATAAATCCTGAAACAGAAGAGGTTGAGGTTTATGAACTTGAGAAAAATAATTTTAAGTTAAAATCTAAGTTTAAAAGAGATGGTAAATTTAGTTTTGATTTAAACTATTGTATAATAAATTTTAATTTTACTCAAATTTTTTTATGA
- a CDS encoding transcriptional repressor, with translation MDLERELEEKRALLKEKGIVLTTPRLIILEYLLEHRIHPTAEEIYQALKKRFPSLSLASIYNTLKLFTQLGIVVEFAIDKDKARYDINTNPHAHFKCLRCGQIYDLFNIPLPNYEELEGHKILMAQLYFYGICQRCLKER, from the coding sequence ATGGATTTAGAAAGGGAGTTAGAAGAAAAAAGGGCTTTATTAAAAGAAAAGGGTATAGTACTTACTACTCCACGTCTCATTATCTTAGAATATCTTTTAGAGCATAGGATTCACCCTACAGCAGAAGAAATATATCAGGCTTTAAAAAAACGTTTTCCATCTTTATCTTTAGCTTCTATTTATAATACATTAAAGCTTTTTACTCAATTAGGTATTGTGGTAGAGTTTGCTATAGATAAAGATAAAGCTCGTTATGACATTAATACTAACCCGCATGCTCATTTTAAATGTTTACGCTGTGGTCAAATATATGATTTATTTAATATTCCTTTGCCTAATTATGAGGAATTAGAAGGACATAAAATATTAATGGCTCAGCTTTATTTCTATGGTATCTGCCAAAGATGTTTAAAAGAAAGATAA